A part of Denitratisoma oestradiolicum genomic DNA contains:
- a CDS encoding type II toxin-antitoxin system RatA family toxin: MTVVEKTVLIEHTPAQMFELVDRVEDYPKFLPWCGGTELHERSETTTVATLHINYRGVKSHFSTQNLKEAPRRMQISLRDGPMKHLDGSWCFTPLGEHACKIQFRLHYEFSSKMLEKVLGPVFSHIANSFVEAFVKRAKQLHG, encoded by the coding sequence ATGACCGTTGTCGAGAAAACCGTCCTGATCGAACACACGCCGGCCCAGATGTTCGAACTGGTGGATCGGGTCGAGGACTATCCGAAGTTTCTGCCCTGGTGCGGCGGCACGGAACTGCACGAACGTAGCGAGACCACCACTGTGGCCACCCTGCACATCAACTACCGCGGTGTGAAGTCCCATTTTTCGACCCAGAACCTCAAGGAAGCTCCCCGGCGGATGCAGATAAGTCTGCGGGATGGGCCCATGAAACACCTGGATGGCAGTTGGTGCTTCACTCCCCTGGGGGAGCACGCCTGCAAGATCCAGTTCCGTCTGCATTACGAATTTTCCAGCAAGATGCTGGAAAAGGTGCTGGGCCCCGTGTTCAGCCATATCGCCAACAGCTTCGTCGAGGCCTTCGTCAAAAGGGCAAAGCAACTCCATGGCTGA
- the smpB gene encoding SsrA-binding protein SmpB, translating to MSIVDNKKAFHDYFIEDRYEAGLVLEGWEVKSIRAGRVQIKEAYVVLKNGEVFLIGAHISPLTTASTHIHPDPVRTRKLLLHNAEISKLIGKVERAGYALVPLNLHYAKGRIKIEIGLAKGKKQFDKRATEKEREWKLEQSKMLKERQR from the coding sequence ATGAGCATTGTCGACAACAAGAAGGCCTTCCACGACTATTTCATCGAGGATCGCTACGAAGCCGGGCTGGTCCTGGAAGGCTGGGAGGTCAAGTCCATCCGGGCCGGGCGCGTCCAGATCAAGGAAGCCTACGTGGTGCTGAAAAACGGCGAAGTATTCCTGATCGGCGCCCACATCAGTCCCCTGACCACCGCCTCCACCCACATTCACCCGGATCCGGTGCGGACTCGCAAGCTGCTGCTGCACAACGCCGAGATCAGCAAGCTGATCGGCAAGGTGGAGCGGGCTGGCTATGCCCTGGTGCCCCTGAACCTCCACTACGCCAAGGGCCGCATCAAGATCGAAATCGGCCTGGCCAAGGGCAAGAAGCAGTTCGACAAGCGGGCCACGGAGAAGGAACGGGAGTGGAAGCTGGAGCAGAGCAAGATGCTCAAGGAGCGCCAGCGCTGA